Proteins from one Emys orbicularis isolate rEmyOrb1 chromosome 2, rEmyOrb1.hap1, whole genome shotgun sequence genomic window:
- the HIGD1A gene encoding HIG1 domain family member 1A, mitochondrial, whose amino-acid sequence MSSSQESVLPSYETDSSQASKLIRKSKESPFVPVGMAGLIAVVSYGLYKLKHRGNTKMSVHLIHMRVAAQGFVVGAMTCGVLYSMYREYLAKPKECKKDD is encoded by the exons ATGTCATCCAGTCAGGAATCCGTTCTTCCTAGCTATGAGACTGATAGCAGCCAGGCATCAAAACTGATCAGAAAATCTAAAGAGTCACCCTTTGTACCAGTtg GGATGGCAGGTTTGATTGCAGTTGTAAGCTATGGACTGtacaaactgaagcacagaggcaATACAAAAATGTCTGTTCACCTGATTCACATGCGTGTGGCAGCCCAGGGCTTTGTTGTTGGAGCAATGACATGTG GTGTGCTCTACTCAATGTATCGGGAATACCTGGCAAAACCCAAGGAGTGTAAAAAAGATGACTGA